The following coding sequences are from one Salvelinus namaycush isolate Seneca chromosome 23, SaNama_1.0, whole genome shotgun sequence window:
- the LOC120018373 gene encoding calpain small subunit 1-like, whose protein sequence is MFLAKKLIGGILDVVSNVDPGQFVPSEPPPPRRPLAYAKPKENDEETQFRKVFQQLAGDDMEVSPNELMNILNRIIGKRTDLKTDGFSIESCRSMVAVMDSDSSGKLGFHEFKFLWNNIKKWQCIYISNDTDRSGLISSQELPATFKAAGFPLNDQLFQLMVRRYSDEQGNMDFDNYIGCLVRLDAMCRAFKTLDKDDDGIINVNIQEWLQLTMYS, encoded by the exons CAAAAAACTAATTGGTGGCATCCTGGATGTTGTGAG CAATGTTGACCCCGGTCAATTTGTGCCCTCAGAGCCT CCCCCACCACGCAGACCTCTGGCCTACGCTAAGCCGAAGGAGAATGACGAGGAGACACAGTTCCGCAAGGTGTTCCAGCAACTCGCTGGGGAT GACATGGAGGTGAGCCCCAATGAACTGATGAACATCCTCAACAGGATCATTGGAAAAC GTACTGACCTGAAGACTGATGGCTTTAGCATCGAGTCATGCAGGAGCATGGTGGCTGTCATGGAC AGCGACAGCTCAGGAAAGCTAGGTTTCCATGAGTTCAAGTTTTTATGGAACAACATCAAGAAATGGCAG TGCATCTACATATCAAATGACACAGACCGCTCAGGGCTCATCTCCTCACAAGAGCTTCCCGCTACCTTCAAAGCTGCAG GCTTCCCTCTCAACGACCAGCTCTTCCAGTTGATGGTCCGCAGGTACAGTGATGAACAGGGCAACATGGACTTTGACAACTACATTGGGTGCCTGGTCAGACTGGACGCTATGTGTC GAGCTTTCAAGACTCTGGACAAAGATGATGATGGAATCATCAACGTCAACATCCAGGAG TGGCTTCAGTTGACCATGTACTCTTAA